The DNA sequence CGCCTCGACTGTTCTCAAGCTGCCGGTTGGTGCACTATCCGCTTTTATCGGGATAATATTTGTTCGGGGAGAGTTTGTTCCTGGGCTGACGCAGCTCGACACAGGGGCACAGATCCTTGGCTGGAGCGCCGCTTTCGGGGGCGCCCAATACTCGGTCACCAGACTTCTCGACAAGCGGGTCAGTGAGGTTGTCAATGATTCGCGCGACGGGTCGGATCCCAAAGAAAGTCCGGATTCCAAGAATCGGTGGCGTGATGGAGACGAAGTCAGGGCTCTGCAGTAGAGGGCGACGATACTCCTGCGCCGGGATCGATCGTCATCAAGGGTGTCGCGGGACGCGGCTGTCATTAGTCTCCGGGGTGGGCCGGCGACGTGCGCCTCTATCCCGTGTACGCAATGCCTACTGGTTGAGTCTGATGCCACAGGTGCATCAAGATGCACCTGTGGCATCAGGTCTCCGGAAGCGCCATGGGATTCCTCGGAGGAACCCGAGCCGGCGGTCGAGTCGGCGGCAGCCCGGGCGGTGCGGCTGAGAGGGCAGCACTTCTCTCGGGCTGTATGGATAGGCTGGCCGGCATGGGTAGGCGACGGGTGACGAACGGCCGTTGCTGGGCCGGACTGGCGGCGACCGCAGTCCTGAGCAGGCCGACGCCCATCGCTGGCACGTGTTTGGACGACGGACCGTGTACGAGCGGCGGCCGTGGGTCAGTCTCGACCTGGTCGATGTCCAGCCGCCCGGCGGCGGGCGGTTCGAGCACCATGTCGTGCGGCTGTTTCGTGCGGCTATCGGCGTTGTCGTCAACGATCGGGACCAGGTGTTGATGCTGTGGCGGCACCGGTTCGTGCCGGACCAGTGGGGGTGGGAGCTGCCCGGCGGGATCGTCGACGAGGGCGAGAGCCCGGAGACAGCCGTAGCGCGGGAGGTCGAAGAGGAGACCGGCTGACGGCCGAACGCGATGCGTCGACTGATCTCGTACCAGCCGATGGTCGGCATGGTCGACTCGCCGCACGACGTCTACTACGCCCGAGGTGCGACGTATATCAGTCGGCCCGTCACGTCCGACGAGGCCGGCGAGGTCGCATGGGCGCCGCTCGCCGGAGTCCGGCGGCTCCTCGACCGGAACGAGATCCTGGGTTCCGGATCGATCGTCGGACTGCTGCACGTGCTGGCGTTCGGCCTGCCAGAGGGCTGAACCGCTGAGGGCTGCGACAGGCGTTTTCGTCAGGCGGCGAGGCCGAGGAGTTCGGTGGCGCGGGTGGTGAAGTGGCGTACCTCGGGGAGGCTGGCGTACGGCTTCATGCGATGTTGGAGGTCCTTGACGGTCTCCAGGGTGCGGGACGAGTTGACGGTCCTGACTCTTATCACGGGGCTGGGTTTTGGCGGACCGTAGTTCGCTGACCTGGGGTTTTGGTGTGGTGGATGTGCACTAAACCGTGGCGTCTAGGCTGTCGGGTGTGTCGCCGTACGTCCGGACTGTGAAGACGGCTTCGGGTGCGAGGGCCGTGCAGATCGTGCACTCCTCGCGGCGGGGGTCACGCGATATCGAGCACATCGGGTCGGCGCACGACGAGACGCAGCTCGCGGTGTTGAAGTCGGTCGCGCGGCAGCGGTTGGCGGCGGGTCAGGGCGAGCTCGACCTGGGGCTGGACGACAGTTCGGACGCGGGCGGTCCGTTGGAGATCACGAGTTCGCGGATGGGCACCTGTGGGACGCGTTGTGCCGCGGCTACGACCAGCTCGGGTTCGCCGAGGCGACCGGCGGTGACGAGGTGTTCCGGCAGCTGGTCCTGGCCCGGATCATCGAGCCGACCAGTAAGCAGGACAGCCTGCGGGTCCTGGACGAGGTCGGCGTCGACGCGGTGTCGTATCCGACGGTGAACCGCCGCCTGCCGCAGTACGCCAAGGCCGGCTGGCGTCAACGCCTGTCGGCGGCGTGCGCGGCGCACGCCCGGCTGGGACCGGCGTCGTTGGTGCTGTACGACGTGTCGACCCTGTACTTCGAGACCGACACCGGTGACGGGTTCCGCGAGTCCGGGTTCTCCAAGGAACGCCGCCTCGAACCGCAGATCACGATCGGGCTGCTGACCGACGCGGGCGGGTTCCCGCTGATGGTCGAGGCGTTCGAGGGCAACAAGGCCGAGACGTTGACGATGGTGCCGACCATCCGGTCGTTCATGGACGCGCACCGGCTGCCCGATGTCACGGTCGTGGCCGACGCGGGGATGATCTCGGCGGCGAACCAGCGCGCGATCGAGGACGCCGGGTTGTCGTTCATCCTCGGCGCCCGTATCGCCGAGGTTCCCTACGTGGTGTCCGAGTGGCGGCGTGAGCACCCCGGCCAGGAGATCGGTGACGGGCACGTGTTCTGCCAGCCGTGGCCCGCCGGCCCCGGCGACCGACGCCGCGACCAGGTCATCTACTACCAGTACAAGGCGGACCGGGCCCGACGCACCCTGCGCGGCATCGACGAGCAGGTCGCGAAGGCCGTCAAGGCGGTGGCGGGCAAGGCCCCGGTGAAACGCAACCGGTTCATCCACCTGGCCGGGGAGACCAGGACCGTCAACCGGACCCTGGAGGCGAAGGCCCGCGCCCTGGCCGGGCTGAAAGGCTATGCCACCAACCTCACGACCAGCCCTGACGGGGCACCGGTCACCGCTGGGTTCGTGATCGACGCCTACCACCGGCTGTTCCAGATCGAGAAGTCGTTCCGGATGTCCAAGCACGACCTCGCTGCCCGGCCGATCTACCACCAC is a window from the Solwaraspora sp. WMMD792 genome containing:
- a CDS encoding NUDIX hydrolase, translating into MFGRRTVYERRPWVSLDLVDVQPPGGGRFEHHVVRLFRAAIGVVVNDRDQVLMLWRHRFVPDQWGWELPGGIVDEGESPETAVAREVEEETG